A genome region from Neptunomonas japonica JAMM 1380 includes the following:
- the nadA gene encoding quinolinate synthase NadA, protein MLSKKDISDRILVQEHFAQEHLPSEMELAEIDRYKSRIKTLLKEKNACLVAHYYTDAIVQEITEETGGCISDSLEMARFGTQRPEQTLVVAGVRFMGETAKILNPEKRVLMPTLEATCSLDIGCPIEEFSAFCDQHPDHEVVVYANTSAAVKARADWVVTSSIAVNVAEHLEEQGKKIIWAPDKHLGEYVQKQTGIEMLMWDGSCIVHEEFKAKGILELKSVYPEAAVLVHPESPDAVVEIADVVGSTTQLIKAASELPNETFIVATDRGIFYKMRQAAPGKTFIEAPTGGSGAMCRSCAHCPWMAMNGLENIISALETGEGEVLVDESLIEDARRPLQRMLDFSNSLNK, encoded by the coding sequence ATGTTGAGTAAGAAGGACATTTCGGATCGTATTCTGGTTCAGGAACACTTTGCGCAGGAACACCTGCCTAGTGAGATGGAGCTGGCTGAAATCGACCGCTACAAATCACGTATTAAAACATTGCTTAAAGAGAAAAATGCCTGCTTGGTAGCTCATTACTATACTGATGCTATCGTTCAGGAAATCACCGAAGAAACCGGTGGTTGTATCTCTGATTCACTTGAAATGGCACGTTTTGGCACACAGCGCCCTGAGCAAACATTAGTGGTAGCTGGTGTTCGTTTTATGGGTGAGACAGCGAAAATTCTTAATCCAGAAAAACGTGTTTTGATGCCAACGCTTGAAGCGACTTGTTCATTGGATATTGGCTGTCCAATTGAAGAGTTCTCGGCATTTTGTGATCAGCATCCAGACCACGAAGTAGTTGTCTATGCTAATACCTCCGCAGCGGTGAAAGCGCGTGCTGATTGGGTGGTGACATCGAGTATTGCTGTTAATGTTGCTGAGCACCTGGAAGAGCAAGGTAAAAAGATTATCTGGGCGCCTGATAAGCATCTTGGTGAATATGTACAAAAGCAAACCGGCATTGAGATGTTGATGTGGGATGGCTCATGTATTGTTCATGAAGAGTTTAAAGCTAAAGGTATTCTTGAGCTGAAAAGCGTTTATCCAGAAGCGGCAGTGCTAGTTCACCCAGAATCACCCGATGCTGTTGTGGAAATTGCCGATGTAGTCGGTTCTACAACACAGTTAATTAAGGCGGCATCTGAGCTGCCTAATGAAACATTTATTGTGGCAACTGATCGCGGTATTTTTTATAAAATGCGCCAAGCAGCCCCTGGCAAAACTTTCATAGAAGCGCCTACTGGCGGAAGTGGTGCAATGTGTCGTAGTTGTGCTCATTGCCCTTGGATGGCCATGAATGGTCTTGAAAATATTATCTCTGCACTTGAAACAGGTGAAGGAGAAGTATTGGTCGATGAGTCATTGATTGAGGATGCTCGTCGCCCGTTACAGCGCATGTTAGATTTTTCTAATAGCCTGAATAAGTAA
- the queC gene encoding 7-cyano-7-deazaguanine synthase QueC has translation MSTPAPKAVVLLSGGLDSATALAMAKSQGFQCYVLSFDYGQRSLTELNAARRIVEQLAISEHRIIRLHLEDFGGSALTDHDIDVPDHETGGIPVTYVPARNTVFLSLALGWAEVLEADSIFIGVNAVDYSGYPDCRPEFIDAFEKMANLATKTGVSGQGITIKTPLMNMSKSDIIREGLALGINYADTISCYQADDNGFACGVCDSCRLRAKGFEDAGIIDPTRYISV, from the coding sequence ATGAGTACGCCTGCACCTAAGGCTGTTGTGCTGTTATCCGGAGGTCTAGATTCGGCCACGGCGTTAGCCATGGCAAAGAGCCAAGGTTTCCAGTGTTATGTTTTGAGCTTTGACTATGGGCAGCGTTCGCTAACCGAATTAAATGCGGCTCGTCGTATTGTTGAGCAGTTAGCAATTTCGGAACATCGTATTATTCGCCTTCACTTAGAAGACTTTGGCGGTTCGGCGTTAACTGACCATGATATCGATGTGCCGGATCATGAAACCGGCGGGATCCCTGTTACTTATGTACCTGCACGTAATACGGTTTTCTTGTCGCTGGCGTTAGGTTGGGCTGAAGTGCTGGAAGCCGATTCGATCTTCATCGGTGTCAATGCGGTTGACTACTCAGGCTACCCAGATTGTCGTCCAGAGTTTATTGATGCATTTGAAAAAATGGCCAACTTGGCAACAAAAACAGGTGTTTCAGGCCAGGGTATAACAATTAAGACGCCGCTAATGAATATGTCTAAGTCGGATATTATTCGCGAAGGCTTGGCGCTCGGTATTAACTATGCAGATACTATTTCTTGTTATCAAGCTGATGATAATGGGTTTGCCTGCGGTGTTTGTGATAGCTGTCGTTTGCGTGCTAAGGGCTTTGAAGATGCAGGTATTATCGACCCTACACGTTATATTAGTGTCTAA
- the thiS gene encoding sulfur carrier protein ThiS, protein MIRLTVNGETMQLYNTDNLKQLLESLHLGQKRIAVEVNHEIIPKSLHQSTRIREGDQVEIVRAIGGG, encoded by the coding sequence ATGATTCGGCTCACGGTTAACGGCGAAACAATGCAGCTTTACAACACAGATAATTTAAAACAATTACTAGAATCTCTTCACCTAGGCCAGAAGCGAATTGCTGTTGAAGTTAATCATGAAATCATCCCTAAAAGTTTGCACCAAAGCACGCGCATCCGTGAAGGTGATCAGGTAGAAATTGTACGAGCAATTGGCGGCGGCTAA
- the ald gene encoding alanine dehydrogenase — MLIGVPKEIKNHEYRIGMVPASVEELTSRGHQVMVQANGGVGIGFTDADYLAAGATIIETAKEIFAAADMIVKVKEPQAVERKMLRPGQLLFTYLHLAPDPDQTDDLQASGATCIAYETVTSERGGLPLLAPMSEVAGRMSIQAGAACLEKSKEGRGMLLGGVPGVEPAKVTIIGGGVVGSNAARMAIGMGAQVVILDRSVDVLRRLVSEFGTAIQTVYSSKATLEEHVLSADLVIGGVLIPGAAAPKLVTADMVSRMKPGSAIVDVAIDQGGCFATSHATTHQDPTYIVDGVVHYCVANMPGAVARTSTLALNNATLPFIVSLADLGWQEAIRRDKHLANGLNVHNGQITSKEVADALGREYISYCA, encoded by the coding sequence ATGTTGATAGGCGTTCCTAAAGAGATCAAAAATCATGAGTACCGGATTGGCATGGTTCCCGCTAGTGTTGAGGAACTAACCAGTCGTGGTCATCAAGTGATGGTCCAAGCTAATGGCGGTGTTGGTATTGGTTTTACCGATGCAGACTACCTTGCGGCAGGCGCGACGATTATTGAGACAGCAAAAGAGATATTTGCTGCTGCAGATATGATCGTTAAAGTAAAAGAGCCGCAAGCTGTTGAGCGTAAAATGCTGCGTCCTGGCCAGTTGCTATTTACCTATCTTCACCTCGCACCTGACCCTGATCAAACAGATGACCTTCAAGCGAGTGGTGCAACATGTATCGCTTATGAAACGGTCACATCAGAGAGAGGCGGTTTGCCTTTATTAGCGCCAATGTCTGAAGTCGCTGGCCGTATGTCAATTCAAGCAGGTGCCGCTTGTTTGGAAAAATCCAAAGAAGGCCGCGGTATGCTTCTTGGCGGTGTGCCAGGTGTTGAACCAGCAAAAGTAACTATTATTGGTGGCGGTGTAGTTGGCTCAAACGCCGCTCGTATGGCTATTGGGATGGGCGCACAAGTGGTTATCTTAGATCGCTCTGTCGATGTGTTGCGCCGCTTGGTATCTGAATTCGGAACGGCTATTCAAACTGTCTATTCAAGTAAAGCAACGTTGGAAGAGCACGTTCTCTCAGCTGATCTAGTGATTGGTGGTGTGTTAATTCCTGGCGCTGCAGCTCCTAAACTGGTGACTGCCGATATGGTTTCTCGTATGAAGCCTGGTTCAGCAATCGTAGATGTTGCAATTGATCAGGGAGGTTGCTTTGCAACGTCTCATGCAACCACACACCAAGACCCTACTTATATTGTGGATGGTGTTGTTCATTACTGTGTTGCCAATATGCCGGGGGCGGTTGCGCGCACCTCAACATTGGCTCTAAATAATGCGACGCTGCCATTTATCGTTTCATTAGCTGATCTTGGCTGGCAGGAAGCAATTCGCCGTGACAAGCATCTAGCGAATGGTCTGAATGTCCATAACGGGCAGATTACCAGCAAAGAAGTAGCTGATGCACTAGGACGTGAATACATCTCTTACTGTGCTTGA
- a CDS encoding aspartate aminotransferase family protein: MTYNANEFDAKEVVGNDRKHIWHHLTQHKPFEEADPMVIVKGEGMRVWDAKGNEYLDAVSGAVWTVNVGYGRTEIADAVRDQLVTLNYFAQTAGNVPAAQFAEKLISKMPGMSRVYYSNSGSEANEKAFKIVRQLAAKKNGGQKHKILFRERDYHGTTITALSATGQYERKNQYGPFTPGFVEVPHCCEYRAQEESDKENYGVWAANQIEKVILAEGPETVGALCLEPITAGGGVIEPPHGYWERVQEICKQYDILLHIDEVVCGLGRTGTWFGYQHYGIKPDMVTMAKGVASGYAAISCTVMTEELFNQFKDPEDPRMDYFRDISTFGGCTAGPAAALVNMQIIEDENLLDNVNQQGEYLKGRLNQLMEKYDVIGDVRGKGLFAGFEMVKDRATKEPVDESVAMAIGAHCMKNGVIIGRTNRSFKEYNNTICLSPALIATQADIDKIVDAIDNALAELAPNA, from the coding sequence ATGACTTACAACGCTAACGAATTTGATGCAAAAGAAGTGGTTGGTAACGACCGTAAACATATTTGGCATCATCTAACGCAGCATAAACCATTTGAAGAAGCTGATCCGATGGTTATTGTTAAAGGCGAAGGCATGCGTGTTTGGGATGCGAAAGGTAATGAGTATCTGGATGCCGTATCAGGCGCAGTATGGACAGTCAATGTTGGCTATGGTCGTACTGAAATTGCTGATGCTGTGCGTGACCAGTTGGTTACCCTTAACTACTTTGCTCAAACGGCGGGTAACGTACCTGCCGCACAGTTTGCAGAAAAACTAATTAGCAAAATGCCAGGCATGAGCCGTGTTTATTATTCAAACTCGGGTTCAGAAGCAAATGAGAAAGCATTTAAAATTGTTCGCCAGCTAGCTGCTAAGAAAAATGGCGGTCAGAAGCATAAAATTTTATTCCGTGAGCGTGATTATCATGGAACGACTATTACAGCGCTGAGTGCGACTGGTCAGTATGAACGTAAAAACCAATACGGCCCGTTTACTCCGGGTTTTGTTGAAGTACCACACTGCTGTGAATATCGTGCTCAAGAAGAATCAGATAAAGAAAACTATGGTGTTTGGGCTGCGAACCAGATTGAAAAAGTCATTCTTGCAGAAGGTCCTGAAACTGTTGGTGCATTGTGCTTAGAGCCAATCACAGCAGGTGGTGGTGTTATTGAGCCGCCTCATGGTTACTGGGAGCGTGTTCAGGAAATCTGTAAACAATACGATATCCTGCTACATATTGATGAAGTTGTTTGTGGCTTAGGTCGTACTGGAACATGGTTTGGTTACCAGCATTACGGTATTAAACCAGATATGGTGACTATGGCTAAAGGTGTTGCATCGGGATATGCAGCTATCTCATGCACCGTTATGACTGAAGAGCTATTTAATCAGTTTAAAGACCCTGAAGATCCACGTATGGATTACTTCCGTGATATCTCAACATTTGGTGGTTGTACTGCAGGCCCTGCTGCTGCATTAGTTAACATGCAAATCATCGAAGATGAGAATTTGCTTGATAATGTAAATCAGCAAGGTGAGTACCTAAAAGGGCGTTTAAATCAGCTAATGGAAAAATACGACGTCATTGGTGATGTGCGTGGTAAAGGCTTATTTGCTGGTTTTGAGATGGTTAAAGACCGTGCTACTAAAGAGCCTGTTGATGAAAGTGTAGCGATGGCTATTGGTGCACATTGCATGAAAAATGGTGTCATTATTGGTCGTACTAACCGTTCATTCAAAGAGTATAACAATACTATTTGCTTGAGCCCTGCGTTAATTGCTACACAAGCAGATATCGATAAAATCGTAGATGCTATCGATAATGCATTGGCTGAACTCGCTCCTAATGCATAA
- a CDS encoding thiazole synthase yields MTPDIILNDPFIIADRTFTSRLMIGTGKYKDMEETRQAIETSGAEIVTLALRRTNIGQNPNEPNLLDVISPEKYCILPNTAFCYTAEEAVRTCRLARELLGGHDLVKLEVLGDEKTLYPNVTETLKAAEVLINDGFNVMVYTSDDPLIAKRLEDMGCVAVMPLGAPIGSGLGISNPHNIKLILENAKVPIIVDAGVGTPSDATLAMELGCAGVLMNSAVAHAQQPVLMAQAMRKAVECGREGYLAGRMPRKAYASASSPIEGTIS; encoded by the coding sequence ATGACACCTGATATTATTTTGAATGATCCGTTTATTATTGCTGACCGCACCTTCACGTCTCGACTGATGATAGGTACAGGAAAGTACAAAGATATGGAGGAAACACGTCAGGCGATAGAAACGAGTGGCGCCGAAATAGTCACTCTAGCTTTGCGTCGAACCAATATTGGCCAAAACCCAAACGAGCCCAATTTACTGGATGTTATCTCGCCAGAAAAATATTGCATACTGCCAAACACCGCATTTTGTTATACGGCGGAAGAAGCTGTACGCACCTGCCGTTTAGCAAGAGAACTTCTCGGTGGACACGACCTTGTTAAACTTGAAGTGCTCGGTGATGAAAAAACTTTATACCCCAACGTCACAGAAACACTCAAAGCCGCTGAAGTATTAATAAATGATGGCTTTAACGTCATGGTTTACACAAGTGATGACCCGCTAATAGCTAAACGCTTAGAAGATATGGGTTGTGTTGCCGTTATGCCACTCGGTGCGCCCATTGGCTCTGGACTTGGTATTAGCAACCCTCACAATATTAAGCTAATTCTTGAAAATGCTAAGGTACCCATTATTGTAGATGCTGGTGTAGGAACACCTTCTGATGCAACGCTCGCTATGGAGTTAGGGTGCGCGGGAGTGCTAATGAACAGCGCAGTAGCACATGCCCAACAACCTGTATTGATGGCCCAAGCTATGCGTAAAGCTGTTGAGTGTGGCCGTGAAGGTTACTTGGCTGGGCGGATGCCTCGTAAAGCGTATGCCAGCGCCTCCTCACCGATTGAAGGTACTATTTCATAA
- a CDS encoding ABC transporter permease — translation MPTISWLSLSWCALPVLMICGIYLYWQGKPSEILLSSARMTLQLIGVGYILVALFGNPSIWLTLVVLVVMISAASWIAIRPVRHHKGFLKPAFIALGLAVTLHLLITLKLVLDVDVWYEPRVMIPLAGMYFANTMNAISLAAERYHAELHEGKDEKQARLNAFHAAMIPQVNGLLAVGLVALPGMMTGQILSGVSPLIAVRYQIMIMTMILGTSGMGAAMMLWLLGRRYRNVSAAITEAKK, via the coding sequence ATGCCTACTATATCTTGGTTGTCACTGTCATGGTGTGCTCTTCCCGTATTGATGATTTGCGGTATTTATCTGTATTGGCAAGGTAAACCGTCTGAAATATTGTTATCTAGTGCAAGAATGACATTACAGTTGATCGGTGTGGGCTACATTTTAGTCGCTCTATTTGGTAACCCATCTATTTGGCTTACCTTAGTGGTATTAGTGGTGATGATTAGCGCAGCCTCTTGGATAGCTATTCGCCCGGTTAGACACCACAAAGGCTTTTTAAAACCGGCTTTTATTGCTTTGGGATTAGCCGTTACTTTACATCTGTTAATAACATTGAAGTTAGTGTTAGATGTCGATGTTTGGTATGAACCCCGTGTAATGATACCGCTAGCGGGTATGTACTTTGCCAATACCATGAACGCAATTAGTTTGGCAGCAGAGCGCTACCATGCTGAGCTGCACGAAGGAAAAGATGAAAAGCAAGCAAGGTTAAATGCTTTTCATGCCGCGATGATACCTCAAGTTAATGGTCTGCTTGCAGTAGGGTTAGTCGCGTTACCGGGAATGATGACAGGGCAAATTTTGTCGGGTGTATCGCCGCTGATAGCTGTGCGTTATCAGATTATGATTATGACGATGATTTTGGGAACAAGCGGTATGGGGGCAGCAATGATGTTGTGGCTATTAGGTCGTCGTTACCGTAATGTTTCAGCAGCTATAACAGAGGCTAAAAAGTAA
- the xsc gene encoding sulfoacetaldehyde acetyltransferase, with protein MARMTPSEAMVETLVANGVTDCFGIMGSAFMDAMDIFTPAGIRLIPVVHEQGGGHMADGYSRVSGRHGVCIAQNGPGITNFVTAIAAAYWAHSPVVCITPETGTNTQWLGGFQEAQQLPFFETITKFQVTVTNNARMAEYTARCFDRAMLENGPTQLNIPRDLFYGDIDCEIPKPIRIERAAGGEESLKEAAELLANAEFPVMISGGGVVIGDAFNEAIAISEQLGLPVVNSYLHNDSFPASHPNWCGPLGYQGSKAAMKLIAKADVVLALGTRLGPFGTLPQHGLDYWPKNAKIIQIDCNPKMLGLVKKVDVAICGDAKAAAKSIMALMEGKPAKCLENRAAREAEVAAEKAAWEKELDEWIHERDDYSMEMIEQQSGEEGSYLHPRQVLRELEKAMPADVMVSTDIGNINSVSNSYLRFERPRSFFAAMAFGNCGYALPTMIGAKVAAPDRPGISYAGDGAWGMSMMEIMTCVREDIPVTAIVFHNRQWGAEKKNQVDFYNRRFVAGELENPSFADIARSMGAQGVVVDKLEDVGAALKAALNDQMENRKTTVIEIMCTRELGDPFRRDALSKPVRHLDKYKDFQ; from the coding sequence ATGGCTCGTATGACTCCTAGTGAAGCAATGGTGGAAACACTTGTTGCAAATGGTGTAACTGATTGTTTCGGTATCATGGGTTCAGCTTTTATGGACGCAATGGATATCTTCACTCCTGCAGGTATTCGTTTAATTCCTGTAGTGCACGAGCAGGGCGGTGGTCATATGGCTGACGGTTACTCTCGTGTTTCAGGCCGTCACGGTGTATGTATTGCTCAGAATGGTCCGGGTATTACAAACTTTGTTACAGCAATTGCTGCTGCTTATTGGGCTCACTCTCCTGTTGTATGTATCACGCCAGAAACGGGTACTAACACTCAGTGGTTGGGTGGCTTCCAGGAAGCTCAACAGCTACCGTTCTTCGAAACTATTACTAAGTTTCAGGTAACAGTAACTAACAACGCACGTATGGCTGAATATACTGCACGTTGTTTTGACCGCGCTATGCTAGAAAACGGTCCTACTCAGTTGAACATTCCACGTGACTTGTTCTACGGAGATATTGACTGTGAAATTCCTAAGCCTATCCGTATCGAACGTGCTGCTGGTGGCGAAGAGTCACTTAAAGAGGCTGCTGAATTACTAGCCAATGCTGAATTCCCAGTAATGATTTCTGGTGGTGGTGTTGTTATCGGTGATGCTTTCAATGAAGCTATCGCTATCTCTGAGCAGCTTGGCCTGCCTGTTGTAAACAGCTACTTGCACAATGACTCTTTCCCTGCATCTCACCCTAACTGGTGTGGCCCTCTGGGTTACCAGGGTTCTAAAGCAGCGATGAAGTTGATTGCTAAAGCGGATGTTGTACTAGCCCTTGGTACTCGTCTAGGTCCATTCGGTACCTTGCCACAACATGGCCTAGATTACTGGCCGAAGAACGCTAAAATCATCCAAATTGATTGCAATCCTAAAATGCTAGGTTTGGTTAAGAAAGTTGATGTAGCTATTTGTGGTGATGCTAAAGCAGCCGCTAAATCTATTATGGCTCTGATGGAAGGCAAGCCTGCTAAGTGTCTTGAGAACCGAGCTGCTCGTGAAGCTGAAGTTGCCGCTGAGAAAGCAGCTTGGGAGAAGGAACTGGACGAGTGGATCCATGAGCGTGACGATTACTCTATGGAGATGATCGAACAGCAAAGTGGTGAAGAAGGTTCTTACTTACACCCACGTCAGGTTCTACGTGAACTTGAAAAAGCAATGCCTGCTGATGTAATGGTATCAACAGATATCGGTAACATTAACTCTGTTTCTAACAGCTATTTGCGCTTTGAACGCCCACGTTCATTCTTTGCAGCAATGGCTTTCGGTAACTGTGGTTACGCATTGCCTACAATGATTGGTGCTAAAGTTGCAGCGCCTGATCGTCCAGGTATCTCTTATGCTGGGGACGGCGCATGGGGTATGTCTATGATGGAAATCATGACATGCGTACGTGAAGATATTCCTGTCACTGCAATCGTTTTCCATAACCGTCAATGGGGTGCAGAGAAGAAGAATCAGGTAGATTTCTATAACCGCCGCTTTGTTGCTGGTGAGCTAGAAAACCCAAGCTTTGCTGACATTGCTCGCTCTATGGGTGCTCAAGGTGTTGTAGTTGATAAGCTAGAAGACGTTGGTGCCGCTTTGAAAGCCGCTCTTAATGATCAGATGGAAAATCGTAAGACTACAGTTATCGAGATCATGTGTACTCGTGAGTTAGGCGATCCGTTCCGTCGTGATGCACTGTCTAAGCCTGTTCGTCACTTAGATAAGTACAAAGACTTCCAGTAA
- a CDS encoding PLP-dependent aminotransferase family protein, protein MFHLFHLTPGKGGSLQQQLREQIAAAILNGNIPVDSPLPSSRKLAQQLHVARNTVVLTYEHLLDDGYLIARERSGYYVNPDILQGQVKALPPSDSKEDEPTGTYCPYWEGRFKLKPSQQTNIIKPRDWQKYTYPFIYGQFDASLFPTVNWRECCRDAVSGPSISDWAADRFDNDDPLLVEQIRTRLLPRRGVWASADQILVTVGAQQSLYMLAKLLLDNTSVMGLENPGYVDIRNIAKLNPAQVRTIPVDKDGMIVDDRLKGCDLVYTTPSHQCPTTVTMPIERRYELLRRANEDDFIIIEDDYESETNFKTNPIPALKSLDKNDRVLYIGSLSKTLAPGLRVGYLVGPAELIHEARALRRLMVRHPAANNQRSVALFLERGYHDSLIMNIMRNYQTRWRAMDEALTAHLPESHDQPTFGGSCYWVKGPEGLDASVLQERAKEESILIEAGAIHFLDDAPPKNYFRLGYSSISTDRIEPGIKKLAELIHAMV, encoded by the coding sequence ATGTTTCATCTCTTTCACTTAACTCCTGGTAAGGGCGGCAGTCTGCAGCAGCAGTTGAGAGAGCAGATAGCAGCGGCTATATTGAATGGCAACATTCCCGTTGATTCCCCACTACCTTCAAGTCGAAAATTGGCTCAGCAGCTTCATGTTGCACGTAATACAGTCGTTTTGACTTATGAGCACTTGCTAGATGATGGATATTTAATAGCAAGAGAGCGAAGTGGGTATTACGTGAACCCTGATATTTTACAAGGACAAGTAAAAGCGCTTCCTCCGAGTGACTCAAAAGAGGATGAGCCGACAGGTACTTATTGTCCATATTGGGAAGGGCGCTTTAAATTAAAGCCTTCTCAACAAACCAATATTATCAAGCCGCGTGACTGGCAAAAGTATACGTATCCTTTCATTTATGGGCAGTTTGATGCCTCGCTATTTCCGACGGTCAATTGGCGTGAGTGTTGTCGTGATGCGGTAAGTGGCCCGTCGATTAGTGATTGGGCGGCGGATCGTTTTGATAATGATGACCCTTTGTTGGTCGAGCAGATCCGCACGCGTTTATTGCCACGGCGCGGCGTGTGGGCTTCTGCTGATCAGATTTTGGTCACAGTTGGTGCACAGCAGTCGCTATACATGCTAGCAAAGCTTCTCCTTGATAACACGAGTGTGATGGGATTGGAGAATCCGGGTTATGTAGATATTCGCAATATAGCCAAACTCAACCCTGCTCAGGTGCGCACTATTCCAGTCGATAAGGATGGAATGATTGTTGATGATCGCCTTAAAGGCTGTGATCTTGTGTATACCACACCTAGTCATCAGTGTCCGACGACAGTTACTATGCCAATAGAGCGTAGATACGAGCTGTTACGTCGCGCTAATGAAGATGATTTCATCATCATCGAAGATGACTATGAGAGCGAAACCAACTTTAAAACCAACCCTATACCGGCCCTGAAAAGCTTGGATAAAAACGATCGAGTGCTTTATATCGGCAGCTTATCAAAGACGCTTGCTCCGGGCTTGCGGGTTGGTTATTTAGTAGGGCCTGCGGAGCTTATTCATGAAGCTAGAGCTTTACGGCGCTTAATGGTACGACATCCAGCAGCTAATAATCAGCGCTCAGTTGCGTTGTTTTTAGAGCGTGGCTATCACGATTCGTTGATCATGAATATTATGCGAAATTATCAAACACGCTGGAGAGCAATGGATGAGGCCCTAACTGCCCACCTACCAGAGTCGCATGATCAGCCGACATTTGGGGGCTCTTGTTACTGGGTCAAAGGCCCTGAAGGTTTGGATGCCTCTGTTTTACAAGAGCGTGCAAAAGAGGAGAGTATTTTGATTGAGGCAGGTGCAATTCATTTTCTTGATGATGCGCCACCTAAGAACTACTTCAGGCTAGGATATTCCTCTATTTCTACTGATCGGATTGAACCAGGAATCAAGAAGTTGGCAGAATTGATTCACGCAATGGTTTGA
- the ybgF gene encoding tol-pal system protein YbgF codes for MKLIFSKRISVGLLATVFTVATQAAQVVPVIEINQAGGSSSNYALSQNSQLIITIQQLQDEVRELRGKLESQEYRFKRLEASQKERYRDLDRRLSLILQSQMQDEDASGMSTGGVPEDSSSEKVPTAPINATANAGKSAATLAKPAAKDQSKPLEDAPNLKDQGDYQAAFKLVRERNFNGAAQSFSRFLTDYPDSPRVPNAHYWLGEIYLAQGKHPLSEEAFLRVADQYSQSRKAPDALYKLGILYKQQGDLKKSMTFMSRVVTEYPETSAAQLAESALNQ; via the coding sequence ATGAAATTGATATTCTCAAAAAGAATATCTGTTGGTTTGTTAGCCACTGTTTTTACGGTGGCTACGCAGGCTGCACAGGTAGTCCCTGTTATTGAAATTAATCAGGCTGGTGGATCTTCTAGTAATTATGCTTTGTCACAAAATAGCCAGCTGATTATTACTATTCAGCAGTTACAAGATGAAGTGCGTGAACTACGAGGCAAGCTAGAGTCTCAAGAGTACCGTTTCAAGCGTCTGGAAGCATCTCAAAAAGAGCGTTATAGAGATCTTGATCGCAGACTAAGTCTTATTTTACAAAGCCAGATGCAAGACGAAGATGCTTCTGGCATGTCTACCGGTGGCGTGCCAGAGGATAGTAGCTCTGAAAAAGTGCCCACAGCACCCATTAATGCAACAGCTAATGCAGGTAAGTCTGCAGCAACGCTGGCCAAGCCTGCTGCTAAAGATCAGTCTAAACCATTAGAAGACGCTCCAAACTTGAAGGATCAGGGTGATTATCAGGCGGCTTTTAAGTTGGTTCGTGAGCGCAATTTTAACGGTGCAGCACAAAGCTTCTCTCGCTTTTTGACCGACTATCCTGATAGCCCTCGTGTGCCGAATGCTCATTATTGGTTGGGTGAGATCTACCTAGCTCAAGGTAAGCATCCTCTCTCAGAAGAGGCCTTTTTACGCGTGGCTGATCAGTATAGCCAATCTCGTAAAGCGCCTGATGCTTTATACAAATTAGGGATTCTTTACAAACAGCAGGGTGATCTCAAAAAATCTATGACGTTTATGTCCCGAGTAGTGACAGAGTATCCTGAAACTTCAGCTGCACAGTTGGCTGAAAGTGCGTTAAATCAATAA